The Bifidobacterium actinocoloniiforme DSM 22766 genomic sequence GGTCCATTCAGGCCAACGAGTCCCACTACACGCCTAGCCGGGGCCTGCCTCAACTGCGGCAGGCGGCCGCTGACTTCCTGGAAGCCAAGTACGGGACCCGGTACGATCCGGACACGCAAATCCTGGTCACCGCCGGTGCGACCGGAGGAATTTACTCCACCCTTACCGCCATCCTGAACCCTGGTGACACGGTCTTCATTCCCACTCCGATCTTCCCTCTCTACATACCGATCACCCAACTGGCCGGAGGCTCAGTCGTTTTCATCGACACTTCCGACGACGGCTTCATCCTGACGCCGGCCAAGTTGGAGGCCGCCATTCAAGAGCACCCTGATACGGCAAAGGCCCTGGTCCTGAACTTCCCGACCAACCCCACAGGCGTGACCTACAACCGTGAGCAACTCCAGGGCCTAGCCCAGGTGGCTCGCGCCCATGGGCTGCTCGTCCTATCCGACGAGATTTACTCCGAATTGACCTACGAAGGCACCCACGTGTCAATGGGGCAAGTCATGCCTGAGCGCACGATTGTGCTCAACGGTGTGTCCAAGTCCCATGCGATGACTGGCTGGCGAATCGGCCTGGCGGCTGGGCCGGCCGACCTGATTGAGCAAATCGGCAAGGTCAGCGAATTCTCAATCACCTGCGCCACCGCCAACGCCCAGTACGCGGCCCTTGAAGCCCTGGGGCACGGACAGGACGACGCCGAACCTATGCGTCAGGCTTACCGTGAGCGCAGGGACTTCCTGGTCCCGGCACTGCGCCAGGCGGGTCTGGAGTCCACCGACCCGCAAGGGGCCTTCTATCTGTTTGTCAAGCTGCCCGAGCGAATGAAGGACTCCTGGAAGTTCGCTTATTCCCTGGCCCGCGAAGCCGGGGTGGCGGTCATCCCGGGGGCCAGCTTTGGTCCCGGCGGGGATGGATACGTGCGTATCTCCTACGCGGCTTCGATGGAAGACTTGCGAACGGCGACGGAGCGAATCGCGGCCTATATGCGCGCCCACTGACAGGCGGCCGTCCAGGGGGGGGGGAGACAAGGCCTCTGGGGTTCATGAAATGTAGTGCAAGAACGGTAGAGCGGTAAAGGAAGAAAGGTAATCATGCCGAAAATTCTGATGTACTCGGTGAGGCCCGACGAGATGCCCGTCATTGAGGCGTGGTCCCAAGCCAATCGCATCCAGGTGGACACGAACGAGGTGGAGTTCAACGCTTCCACAGTGGACCTGGTCAAAGGCTACGACGGCCTGGTCATTCAGCAGCATGGCTCGATTGGTGGGCCGGAGGTTTATGCCAAGCTCAAGGCTTACGGCCTGCGGCAGATTGGCCTGCGCATCACCGGATACGACATCATCGACCTGGACCAGGCACGTGCGAATGGCCTGGTAGTGACTAACGTCCCGGCCTACTCGCCCCGTTCGGTGGCGGAGTTGGTCCTGGCGCACGTCATGCGCCTGGTCCGGCACCTGGGCGAGTCAACGGCCCGGCAGGAACGCGGTGACTTCTCCTGGACCGGTCTTGAGGCCCATGAGATTCACAACATGACCATCGGCATCATCGGCGCTGGCAAGATCGGCTCAACCGTGGCCCGCATCTTCAAGGCCCTGGGCGCCACCGTAATCGCCAACGACCCCATCCACCGGCCCGAACTGGCCGATGCGCTGGACTACGTCGGCTTGGACGAACTGTTGATGCGCTCGGATGTCGTCACCGTCCATACGCCCCTGGACCAGAGCACCCATCATCTGATCGACGCGGATGCCCTAGCCAAGATGAAGTCCACGGCCTTCCTGATCGACGCTGCGCGCGGACCCATCGTCGACACGAAGGCCTTGATCGAGGCTCTCAAATCCGGTGGAATCGCCGGAGCCGCGATGGATTCAGTCGAAGGCGAGGCTGGCATCTTCGGTGAGGATCGCTCCGCCGAAGGCTACGATAACCCCGATTTGAGGACCTTGGAGGCTATGGATAACGTAGAAGTCTCACCGCACATCGGTTTCTACACTGACGCGGCGGTCAAGAACATGGTCGAAATCGCTCTGGATGACGTCAAAACCATCCTGTCCGGGGGAATCAGCGAACACCAGGTCGACTGATCGCAGACGGCGGCCGGGCCTGTTCCGGTCGCCGCCCGCCCCATCAACAACTCCAGCTCCCAATGTAACCCCGAGCCGTCCGCAGCCGCGGACCCTATGGAAAGACAACCAGTATGAACACCACAAGCGTGAGCCCGGCCACCTCCGACGGTCCAACGCCAGCATCCAGCATAAAGGCCACTAACAGCCAAGAAACCCCGACCCCGGCCCAGGATTCGTTCTCGACCAAGGCCAAGGCCATGATCATGGACATCCTGAACGGCTTGTCAACCGGTATCATCGTGGCCCTGGTGCCCGGAGCACTGCTGAACGCCCTGGTCAAGTACCTCCTGCCGGTCGCGCCCTGGCTGCGACCGATTCCGACCATGACCGGCATGGCCCAGGTCCTCCTGCCGGCTGTCAGTGCCGTGTGCGTGGGGATGATCGCCAAGTTCACCCCCATCCAGACCTCCTCCTTGGCCCTGGCCGCCGCCCTCGGAGCCGGCAATTGGAAAGTCTCTGGCAAAGGGTTGGCCCTGGCCGGCCCTGGGGACGTGATCAACTTGGCTGTGACCATAGCTGTAGGGTATCTGGTGCTCAAACTACTTGGCGACATGCTCAAGACCTATACGATCCTCTTGCTGCCGACGCTGGTGATCCTGATCGCGGGCGGCATCGGGATGCTTACCTACGGGCCGGTCTCCTCGCTAACCCGCTGGGTCGGCGCAGGCGTGAACGCCTTGACCTCCTTCCAGCCGGTGCCTATGGGCGTGCTGATGGGCGCGGCCTTCGCTCTGATTATCGTCAGCCCGATCTCCTCGGTCGGCATCGCCGCCGCGATAGGCGTGACCGGCATCGCTGCGGGTTCGGCGAACCTGGGAATCACAGCGGCGGCCCTGGCTCTGGCCATTTACGGGCGTGAAACCAACTCCGTGGGCACCAGCCTGGCCCATTTCCTGGGATCGCCCAAGATTCAAATGGCCAATTTGCTCTCGCGGCCCAAGCTCCTGCTGCCCTTGACGATCAACGCCGCGATCATGGGTGGTGTCGGCGCGGCCTGTGGGATCCAGGGTACCCCCGCTTCAGCTGGTTTCGGCCTGTCGGGATTGATCGGCCCCCTGGCCGCGATCGAGGCCCAAGGAGGCTTCACCACAGCCCATGTCCTGGAAGCGGCCCTGCTCTTCGCGATCCTGCCCGTAGCCCTGGGCTACTTAAGCGACCTGATTTTCACCCGGCTCCTGGACTACCAGAAGCCCGAATACTACGCAATCACCTACTCCTGATCGCCGCGACCCCACCAACCGTTAGGATGGGTGGGGTCGGACAGCGGGGGAGCGCCCCGCTCTAAAGGGAGGGGCGAGCCCTATGAGCAAACCGGACGAGTACGACTTCACCAGCCTGGTGGACCGCAGGGGGACTAATTCCTACAAGTGGGACGTGGCTACCGGCGAGCTGCCGATGTGGGTGGCGGACATGGACTTCCGCACGGCTCCGGAGATCATCAATGCCATGCGCCGGAAGCTGGACCAGGGCGTCTTCGGCTATGAGGAGGTGTCCGAGAGCTACTACCAGGCTGTGGCCGACTGGTACGGCCGCGAGCATGGGGCGCGTCCTTGCACTGAGTGGATGCTCTTCGTCAACGGTGTTGTGCCTGCGCTCTCCTCGCTGGTGCGCCGCCTGACTCAGCCGGGCGATCAAGTGTTGGTTCAGGCTCCGGTCTATGACATCTTCTTCCATTCGATCGAGAACAACGGCCGGCACGTGCTTTCGAGTGACCTGGTCTACGACCCCGGCAGCCACCGCTACCATGTCGACGAGCAGGACTTGGAGGCCAAGCTGGCCGAACCCTTGACCAGGATGATGATCCTGTGCAACCCTCACAACCCAGCTGGCAAGGTGTGGTCCCGCCAGGAGTTGGAGCGCACAGCGAGCCTGTGCGAACGTCATGGGGTGAGCCTGGTCAGCGACGAGATCCACGGTGACCTGGTCTTCGGCCAGCCCCAGTACACCCCCCTGTTCGCTTTGCCTCCTGAACTCCTGGGACACGCGGTCAGCCTTGTTTCCCCATCCAAAAGCTTCAACCTGGCCGCCCTGCACGCGGCCACGATCGTCGCTCCGGGCGAGCGCATGCGCGAGTCGATCAGCCGGGGCATCAACAACGACGAGCTGGCTGAGCCCAATCTCCTGGCGGTGCCGGGCACAATCGCCGCCTATGAGGAGGCGGGCCCCTGGCTGCATGCCCTCTTAGGTCAGCTGGAACGCAGCCGCTCTCGGGCCGTCGCCTGCCTCGAAGGCATCGACGGGGTCGAGGCGGCCAACGAGAACGCTACCTACCTGCTCTGGATGGATATCAGCGCCCTGGGGGCGAAAGCCGATCAGGTGGCCGCCTTCATCCGTGAGGACACTGGCCTCTACCTATCCAGCGGATCAATCTATAGGGGGAATGGGGACCACTTCCTGCGGATGAACTTGGCTTGCCCGCCCAGTGAGCTGGAGGACGGCCTGGAGCGCCTGGCCAGGGGAGTGCGCGACTTCCGGGCCAGGCGGTAAGCGGATTCGGCTGGTTCTTTCACTCGCTCTCAGCGAAGCGAATTTCGCCGGTTTCAGGGTCCATGCCCTCCACGATAGCCAGGGACTTTAAGTCATAGCCCTCTTCGCGTAGTTTGCGGCCGCCTTCCTGGAAGCCTTTCTCAATTGCGATTCCTATGCCTTCGACCTTAGCGCCCGCGTGCTGGCAGATGTCGATCAGGCCGTGCAGGGCGTTGCCCTTGGCGAGGAAGTCGTCGATCAGCAGGACGTGATCGCCGGCATGGAGGAAGCGTTTTGCCACGATGACCGGGTACTCACGCTGTTTGGTGAACGAATAGATGGAGGAGACGTATTGGTCGCCATCCAGGTTGATGGACTGGGTCTTCTTAGCGAACACGACCGGTACGTCGCCAAAGTGACGGGCGGCTAGGCAGGCGATGCCGATGCCCGAGGCCTCGATGGTGAGGATTTTGTCAATCTGGCGGCCTGCGAACAGGCGGGCCCATTCGGCGCCCATTGCATCGAAGAGGGCCACGTCGCACTGGTGGTTCAGGAAGGCATCCACTTTGAGCACGTTACCCGGCTTGACTGTGCCGTCATGACGAATGCGTTCCTCTAATTGCTTCATAGCAGTCCTTATAGTTGGTAGGCGGACGGAAGGTCAAGAGCCGTCCCTGGAGGGGCGCTGCTCGATGGAACCAGCATAACCTTCCAGCATGACCTGCGCCGGTTGGGCCCCGGCTAGCGTGAGGATGCCGGAAAGACCGAAAACAACCGATTTTCGGGCATAGCACTGGTACAATAAAAGAGAATTAAGCGATCACGTGCCACGAGGTGCGTGTGTCTGGAAGGAGAACCAATGAGTGTATTAGACAATGCCAAGGACGCCATGAAATCAGCGGGCGACAAAATCTCCGAGGCGGCCGATTCGGCCAAGGACAAGGTGTCCGAGGCGGCTGAGACCGCTAAGGACAAGGTGTCCGACGCGGCCGACAAGGCCAAGGCCGACGCCAAGGTAGGAAAGGCCAAGGCTGAGCAGGGCGCGACCGAGATGAAGAATGACGCGAAGGACAAGATGCGCAACTAGCGCGAACCGCTGTGCGTTCATCGCCCCGGGAGGTTGATAGCCCCCGGGGCGCTTCTTTGCGTGCGTGCGGGCAGCCCCATGACCGTCGTGTGTGCTACAAATGAGAACTCGGCGGCCGTCGGTCGGTCCGGCCGGTGTTGACAGAGGCAAGCGCGTATTGAGGGGTTGCAAGTGTTTGAAGATCCTGATCTGGTCCAACGGTCCGCCGATGAGCTCCTGGCTGGGCTCAACCCCCAGCAGGCGGAGGCGGTCCAATACCGTGGACCGGCCTTACTGATCGGGGCCGGCGCGGGTTCGGGCAAAACCCGCGTGCTGACCCGGCGAATCGCCTGGATTCTCAGTCAGTTCGGAGCTTGGCCAAGCCAGGTCCTCGCCATCACTTTCACCAACAAGGCGGCCTCGGAGATGCGCGAGCGCTTGGGGCAGCTAATCGGGCCGGTGGCCCAGCGTATGTGGGTATCCACCTTCCACTCAGCGTGCGTGCGAATCCTGCGCCGGGACGGCCGTGAGATCGGACTCAAGTCCGGTTTTTCGATATACGATTCGGCTGACTCCGAACGCCTGATCAAGCTGATCGGCCACGACCTGAACGTGGACCTGAAACGCTTCACGCCCCGTTCGATCCTGAGTCATATCTCCGATTGCAAGAACAGCCTGGAGACCTGGCAGGAGCGGCTCAAGGAGTTCGCTCCCGATTATCGGCCGGGTCAGCGCGGCCAGTTCACAGCCCGCTTCGGCAATGAGGAAGAGCTCTACGCAATCTTCTACGCCGAGTACGAGCACCGGCTGGCCCTGGCTAACGCGGTCGACTTCGACGATTTAATCGTGCGCACGGTCGATCTCCTACGTTCGGCGCCACTGGTGGCCCAGTACTACCGGCATAAGTTCCGCTACATCCTGGTCGACGAGTACCAGGACACCAACCATGCCCAATATGTGCTCCTGCGGGAGTTGGCTGGGGTGGATGACGCCGGGGATGCGCGGACCCAGGGGCCAGGGCCGTCCGGGTCCAGGCCTGTGGCCGCCGGTAAGGATGGGCCGGCCTGGATTACCGTCGTCGGCGACTCTGACCAGTCCATCTACGCTTTCCGCGGGGCCGACATCAGCAACATCCGCGACTTCGAGAAGGACTTCCCCGGAGCCAAGACCATCATGCTGGAGCAGAACTACCGCTCCACGCAGACCATTTTGGACGCCGCGAACGCGGTGATTTCCAAGAACACCTCCCGTCGGCCCAAGAAGCTGTGGACGGCCCTGGGTGAAGGTGATCCGATTGTCGGGTACGCGGCCGACAACGCCCAGCAGGAGGCGGCCTGGATAGCGACCGAGACGGCCCGCCTGCGCGCTGAGGAAGGCGTCCCTTACTCGGATATGGCGATCATGTACCGGGCCAACGCCCAATCCCGTCCCCTTGAGGAGGCCCTGATCAACGCGGGGCTGCCCTACCAGCTGGTCGGTGGCACCAAGTTTTACGAGCGTCGTGAGGTCAAGGATGCCCTGGCGTATTTGCAGGCGATCGCCAACCCTGACGACGATGTGAACCTACGCCGAATCATGAACGTGCCTAAGCGCGGTCTGGGACCAAGAGCCGAGGCTCTGGTCTCGATGTACGCCGACGCCCATGCGTCCAGCTTCTGGTCGGGCATCGAGCATTACGAGTCGATTGAAGGCCTGCCGACGCTGACCGCTAAAAAGTTGGAGGCTTTCCGCGCGATCATGCGCGAGCTGACTGCATTCGCGGCCGAACACGACTCCAAGCCCTCGCAAATCGTGGCGGAGGTCCTCGAAGTCTCCGGCCTGCTTCCTGAGCTGCGTAAGTCTGTGGACCCCCAGGACGCCTCCCGGGTCGAGAACCTCTCTCAGTTGCAGTCCGTGGCTGCTGAGTTCGAACAGAAAACGCCCGATGCGACCCTTGCAGGCTTCCTGGAGACCACGGCCTTGGTCGCCGACTCCGACCAACTGCCGGGCGAAGGGGAGGAGACCGGCAAACTCACACTCATGACCCTGCACACCGCCAAAGGCCTGGAATACCCTGTGGTCTTTCTGACCGGTATGGAACAGGGGACCTTCCCGCACTCACGCAGCCTGGAGGACGTCAGCGAGATGGAGGAGGAGCGACGGCTCGCCTACGTGGGCATCACCCGCGCCAAGCGACGGCTCTACCTGACCCGGGCGTCGGTTCGCGCCCAGTGGGGGCAAGCCAACGAAATGCTCCCCAGCCAGTTCCTGGACGATATCCCTGAGAGCTTGATTGACTGGAAGCGCAAGCAGTCCGCCGTCGAGCGCATGCGGGGAGGTTGGGAGCGGGACGGCGAGGACGACGAATTCGGAGGTTTCGAGGACGGCGCTTTCACCTCGTCCTCCGTTTACGGTTCGTCTCGTGGGTCGTCATCCACTGGCGGCTCCTACGGCTCGTACGGGTCGGGTTCGTATGGTTCCCGTGGCGCTCGCGGCTCGCAGGGCGGGCATTCGGGCAGTGGCTACTACGGCTCCGGCAGGTCAACGGGATCACGGGGCTCCTACGGCTCTGGCCGTGCCCACGGGTCGTCAGGCTCCTCCAAGGCGTGGTCCCAAAGCGGGCGGGTGACCACCAGAAGGACCAAGCCCACGAGGTCGTCCCAGGCGGGGTCGGCCCAACCCTCCGGCTCCAAGCTCTCAATCGACGACTTCCACCGGGGAGACAAGGTCGCTCACGATCAGTACGGTTTGGGCACCGTCGTCGATGTGCAGGACAAAGGCCATAATTCGGTGCTGACCGTGGATTTCGGCTCCGATGGCGTTAAGCGACTCATGCTGCGGGTCGCTCCAATCGAGAAGCTCTGAGCGGAGACTGCCCTAGTCCGACAAGGAATGGCCATACGGAAAGGCCCCCGACCATGGCGTGATGGTCGGGGGCCTTTCATGTGCTTCAAAACGCCTCGGCAAGCCGGCTGGAATCAGTGGGCTGCCTTTCGCTTCAGGAGCACGGCGCCTCCTGCGGCCAGGCACAGTCCAAGGCCTACGGCTGCGACACCGAAAACGCTGGCACCAGTACGCGCCAAGCCCAGTTGGCCGCTCCGGCTGCTGAGTGGATCACGTGAGCCGGAAGTCGAGCCTCCAGGGTTGCTGGGGGAGGCGGAACCGGGAGCGCTGGGGGCACCTGGTGCGCCGCCAGAGTTGGAGGACGAACCATGTTGGTTGGGCTGGTTGGGCTGAGGAGGGGAGCTCAAGGATTGAATCCTGGCTGCGATGTCATCGTAGGTCTTCTGCGCGGCGTTCACGGCCTCTTGGGCGGCGTTGACGTTTGCGCCGGCGTTCGACAGGAATGACCGGTAGGACTGGAAGTTCGCGTAGTAGTCCTGGACCGTCATCGACCGCGATCCAGCCCAGGCGTTGGCGGAGCGCACCATGCGCGGGGTCAAGCCGAAGAAGAATACCTGGCCATAGGTGTTTCCACCGTAGGGGTTGGAGGAATTCCTGTGAATCGCGAAGCCGGTGATTTGGTAGGAACCGTTGACGATGTTGTCATAGTGGCCGGTTATGCCGTTGCCGTTGGTCTTATTCTGCTTTTCTGCCGTATACCACCTGGCGAAGGGGTCGTTTTCCGGGCTGTTCCAGGCCAGGTTCTCGCCGATGTCGAATACCCTCGCGTGTTCGGTGTTGGTCGACGACCAGTCAGTATCCGCCTGGGACATAGCCATCAGGGTGTCTGAGACCTTGAGAGCGCCTTTGCCTTCCCCGGCCCGCAGTTCGTTGCACTTGTCGAGGTATTCAAACGTGGCGCCCATATTATCCAATGAGGTGGCGTCGTCGGATGCACCCAGGTGGATGCTGGGGCCGAGCTTGCCGTTCAAACCGCTGTCGGTCAGGACATCATAGGCTCCTGTGGCTCCGACGTATTTGAAGTAGCCTGCGGTTCCTTCTTCCTTCAGCGCTGTGGCTTGAGAGGCCATATCCTGCTTGGTCTTGAGATTGGCCTTGGCTTCGTCCAGGTTGGTGGAGGCCGCGGCCAGCTGCTCCTTGAGCTGCTTGAGCTCAGCGGTGTCATCGGCCAATGCGGGGCTCGCCGCACCGAGGGCGACGGCGCCTGACACGGCCACCGTCAGTCCCAGCTTGATCAGCCGGGCAATCCAATCATTCGCTGCATGCATATTAGTATTTCCTCGTTCTCTCTCCGCGCCCGTAGCTACGCGACTGTGCATGGCTAAGCGAGCCTATCAGCTCTTCCCTACCCAGCATCGTACCTAAAAGCGAGCCCCGAACACAAGACAGGCTTGCGCTAGGCCCAGGGATAGCGGGTGAAGCTAATCCTTGCCCTTGGAAGAGACGATGAAGTGCTCCTCCGAAGGCAGGGCCAGGTTGGCGATGACGGCGACGACAAAGGCGACCGCTATGCAGTTGGTGGAGAAGATGGATTGGAAGAGCGGTGGGAAGGCCGCGAAAATCTCATGGACCTGCGTGAAGCCGATACCTACAGTGAGGGATAAGGCCGCGATGGTGATGTTGCGTTGGGAGAAACCGGCTTCGGCGATCATCTGGAAGCCGGAGAGGATGATGTTGCCGAACATCATGATTGTGCAACCGCCCAGGACGGCCTGGGGCAAGGAGTTGAAGACTGCTGCGATGCCGGGCACGAACGAGGCCAGGACCAGCAGGAGTCCGCCTGAGAAGATGACCTTGCGGTTGACGACTTTGGTCATGGCCACCAGGCCGATGTTCTGGGCGAAGGAGGTCAGCGGCAGGCAGCCGAAGAAGCCGGAGACGATAGAGATGGCGCCGTCGCCCGCGATGGCGCCGCTCATCTCGCGGTCGCTGGGCGTGCGGTCCAGGCCCACCCGGCACAGGGCGGTCGTGTCGCCGATCACCTCGACTGAGGAGACGACGTAGAGCAGGGCGAAGGAGATGATGGCTCCGGCGTCGAACTCAGGTTTGAAAGGCATGACTCGAGGCAGGGAAACGACCTGAAGGTGCTGGAAACCGGAAAAGTTCACCATGCCCATGGCCAGCGCCACGGCATAGCCGATCACCAGGCCGAAGAGGACTGAAAGCTGCTTGGCCGTGCCCCTGGTCAGCAGTTGGAAACCCAGGCAGGCCACCAGGGAGATCGTGGCCAGAGTCAGGTTCTGCCAGGAGCCGAAGTCCTTGGCCCCGGCTCCGCCACCGAAGGATTGCGCGCCCACAGAGAGCAGGGAGAAGCCGATGGAGGTGACGACCACGGCCGAGACAATGGGCGGCACGAAGCGGCGCCACCAGTTGGCCGTGAGCCCCAGGATCAGCTCCACCAGGCCGCCGACCATGACCGCGCCCACGACCACGCCGTAGCCCTGGTGGGAGACGATGGACACCGCCGCGGCCACGTATGTAAAGGAGATGCCGGTCACCATAGGAAGGCGCCCGCCGACCTTCCACAAGGGATAGAGCTGGAGGCAGGTGCCCAAGCCGGCGACCAGCAGGCCGTTCTGGATGACCATCGCCGATTGATCAGGCGGCATCTTGGCGGCTGCCGCCACCAGGAAAATGGGCGCCAGGTTGGCTACGAACATGGCCATGACGTGCTGCAAGCCGAAGGGCAGGCCCCGCCAGAAGGAGATCTTGCCGTTCAGGCTGGTCAAGGGGCTGGTCTGGTCCTGCTCCGGGCTTTGGATCCCGCCCTGCGCGCTGGGGGCGGACGTCCGCCCCCGCTTGGCTTCGGGTGCGCTTTCGGCTTGGGCCGCGCGCTCTGTGCTGTCTGTCTGCTGCTGGGGTGTGGCGCTCACGCTTACCTTCTTCTCGTTGTTACCGCGGAGGTGACTGCAATCTGGATGATGGTTAGGGCAGGTAATTGTGCTGGATTTAACTGACTCGCATTCGCCCGGCTAAGGGCCGAGGCCGCCCCTAGCCGCTGCGGGCGGCGGGTGGCGCTGGCCGGGGGCGCGGACGCAGGAAGGCCATGCACCCGTGGGATGCATGGCCTTCCGAAGTATTGTTAGCCGCTTGGACCCGGACTCCTGCCCTTGGATCGGGGCTGCTCCGTCCGCTGCGGCATGGCAGATGTTGAACCCGTAGCAGCGTCGGACGACGCGGGGACTTGTCTGCATACGCCTCTCATCTCTTACGGGGCTACCTGCAAGCGCTGTGGCCGCTGGGCGGTTTGGAGGACAATTGCTGGGGGCGGGAGCCGCTTGCCCGTACGGCGAAAGGCTCCGATACCCAGGAGCATACTTCGGGCCCTGACCAGGGCTGTGGAGCCGTGTCATATGGCGGACGGGTGCGTTCCACTTATTGAGATGGGCCCTATCCGCCATCGACGGGCCTGCGCTCGCGGTTCAGGCTACGCGGCGGGCGAAGCGGGTGGCGAATAAGGAGGATGCGGCCATCAAGACGGCGATGGCGAGCATGAGCGCAGGTAGAGGCAAGTGGTCGATCAGCGGCCCGTAGAGGGCCTGGCCCAGGGGCATGGCGGCCATAGACAGGCTCATCGTGACGCCGATGACCTTGCCCACCAGCTGCCGGGGCGTCGCGGTCTGCTCGAAGGAGATGATGGTGACCGATACGCACTGGAGGAGGCCCATTGCGACGGTCAGCGACAGGAGGAGGGTCAGGTAGGAGACACGCGCTGGGGCGGACAGTCCCATGCTAAGGGCCGCGGGCAGCAAGCACAGGCCGCTGAGGGCGATCAGCGCCGGCAGCAGGCGCATCGAGAACCAGCCAGGCTTGGTGGAGGTCACCACCGCGCCAGCCAGAGCGCCCGCCGATATGGCGCCCTCCGCCAGGCCCTGCAGCTGGTTGCTTAAGCCCAGCTCCTGGGTCACGATGTAGGGCAGGGCCACGTTGACGAAGGCGCAGAAGACGAGATTGGCGAAGGTTACAAGGACATTGGCCACAAGCAGGGTACGCTGCCCGCCCAGAAAGCGGATCGCTTGGGCGAAGTCCGCCAGCAGGAGCCTCAAGGGGTGACTGAGCGCCTGGCCCGCCTTGCCCTCGGCTGAGCCGCCGGCCTTGGCCTGGGCGGGGCTGCTGGGGGTGCGCGCAGCCAGGAGGATCCAAACGCTGGAGGCCAGGCAGGCGGCGCCGGCCATGATTACGACCGGGACGATGCCCGCGAAGCTGAGCAGCACCCCAGCGAAGATGGGGCCCAGCATCGTGGTCAGGGAGGTGGTTTGGGAGATGATGCCGGTGGCTTGTGTCAAGCGCTCGCGCTCCTGTTTGCCGCTGCTGTGGGTCTTACCGCCTGGCTGGGCATCGCCATGGGGGTGCTCGCCCAGGTTGACGATGAAGGGCACCCAGGCCTGCACGACCGGCCCGTAGAGGGCATGGAAGCCGTAGGCCAGCATCATCGCGGCGATGGTGAGGGCCACCAGGTCGAAGCTGCGGGACAGGAGGAGGTAGGCCAGGGAGATGCCGGCGGTCAGGAAGTCGAGCAGGGCCATCGTCCGGCGCTTGTCCAAGCGGTCGGCCACCGCGCCGCCGACGGGGGTCAGGGCGACGGCGGGGATCAGCGCGAGGGCGATGACCAGGCCATAGAGGGAGGCGGAGCCGGTCAGGTTGAGCAGGTGGAGGGGGAGCGCGAAGGTCAGGGTCACCTGACCGAGGGAGGAGAGGATTTCAGTGACGAGCAGGGAAAGGAAGAGCGGGGTGAAGATGTTATTCTGAGCGGCGGCTGTGGGCTTGTGGTTCATGGGGGAGGGTCCTGTTCGGTGTGTCGATTGGTGTGGCTGCTGGTGGTGGATGTTGTCGCCAGATATATACCGACGGTTGGTATTTATAGTTTGCGAGAGTTCATTGATGATCTGCTGGCCTTGTCTGGAGGGGTGGGGCGGGGCCATTTCTATGCCTGGAGCGGGTTGTGTGGGAGCGGCGGACGGCGGC encodes the following:
- a CDS encoding aminotransferase class I/II-fold pyridoxal phosphate-dependent enzyme codes for the protein MSTVEMNERVRAQKPSDILGFNAEISAIDGIVKLTLGEPDFPTPEHVKEAAIRSIQANESHYTPSRGLPQLRQAAADFLEAKYGTRYDPDTQILVTAGATGGIYSTLTAILNPGDTVFIPTPIFPLYIPITQLAGGSVVFIDTSDDGFILTPAKLEAAIQEHPDTAKALVLNFPTNPTGVTYNREQLQGLAQVARAHGLLVLSDEIYSELTYEGTHVSMGQVMPERTIVLNGVSKSHAMTGWRIGLAAGPADLIEQIGKVSEFSITCATANAQYAALEALGHGQDDAEPMRQAYRERRDFLVPALRQAGLESTDPQGAFYLFVKLPERMKDSWKFAYSLAREAGVAVIPGASFGPGGDGYVRISYAASMEDLRTATERIAAYMRAH
- a CDS encoding xanthine phosphoribosyltransferase, with the protein product MKQLEERIRHDGTVKPGNVLKVDAFLNHQCDVALFDAMGAEWARLFAGRQIDKILTIEASGIGIACLAARHFGDVPVVFAKKTQSINLDGDQYVSSIYSFTKQREYPVIVAKRFLHAGDHVLLIDDFLAKGNALHGLIDICQHAGAKVEGIGIAIEKGFQEGGRKLREEGYDLKSLAIVEGMDPETGEIRFAESE
- a CDS encoding D-2-hydroxyacid dehydrogenase, with translation MPKILMYSVRPDEMPVIEAWSQANRIQVDTNEVEFNASTVDLVKGYDGLVIQQHGSIGGPEVYAKLKAYGLRQIGLRITGYDIIDLDQARANGLVVTNVPAYSPRSVAELVLAHVMRLVRHLGESTARQERGDFSWTGLEAHEIHNMTIGIIGAGKIGSTVARIFKALGATVIANDPIHRPELADALDYVGLDELLMRSDVVTVHTPLDQSTHHLIDADALAKMKSTAFLIDAARGPIVDTKALIEALKSGGIAGAAMDSVEGEAGIFGEDRSAEGYDNPDLRTLEAMDNVEVSPHIGFYTDAAVKNMVEIALDDVKTILSGGISEHQVD
- a CDS encoding MalY/PatB family protein, yielding MSKPDEYDFTSLVDRRGTNSYKWDVATGELPMWVADMDFRTAPEIINAMRRKLDQGVFGYEEVSESYYQAVADWYGREHGARPCTEWMLFVNGVVPALSSLVRRLTQPGDQVLVQAPVYDIFFHSIENNGRHVLSSDLVYDPGSHRYHVDEQDLEAKLAEPLTRMMILCNPHNPAGKVWSRQELERTASLCERHGVSLVSDEIHGDLVFGQPQYTPLFALPPELLGHAVSLVSPSKSFNLAALHAATIVAPGERMRESISRGINNDELAEPNLLAVPGTIAAYEEAGPWLHALLGQLERSRSRAVACLEGIDGVEAANENATYLLWMDISALGAKADQVAAFIREDTGLYLSSGSIYRGNGDHFLRMNLACPPSELEDGLERLARGVRDFRARR
- a CDS encoding PTS sugar transporter subunit IIC encodes the protein MNTTSVSPATSDGPTPASSIKATNSQETPTPAQDSFSTKAKAMIMDILNGLSTGIIVALVPGALLNALVKYLLPVAPWLRPIPTMTGMAQVLLPAVSAVCVGMIAKFTPIQTSSLALAAALGAGNWKVSGKGLALAGPGDVINLAVTIAVGYLVLKLLGDMLKTYTILLLPTLVILIAGGIGMLTYGPVSSLTRWVGAGVNALTSFQPVPMGVLMGAAFALIIVSPISSVGIAAAIGVTGIAAGSANLGITAAALALAIYGRETNSVGTSLAHFLGSPKIQMANLLSRPKLLLPLTINAAIMGGVGAACGIQGTPASAGFGLSGLIGPLAAIEAQGGFTTAHVLEAALLFAILPVALGYLSDLIFTRLLDYQKPEYYAITYS